Proteins encoded within one genomic window of Timaviella obliquedivisa GSE-PSE-MK23-08B:
- a CDS encoding Mo-dependent nitrogenase C-terminal domain-containing protein, translating into MNASSTSYQDSDSCSNFLQLLQHWLDHLEIHDRRIAHCIAKLIPAQCPFERNITCFGRAIVHIPPLCKLNPIYDQLVGLRFRALCYLAEEWGEDITAYC; encoded by the coding sequence ATGAATGCATCCTCTACATCCTATCAAGATTCTGATTCTTGCTCAAACTTTTTACAACTGCTTCAGCATTGGTTAGATCATCTCGAAATTCACGATCGCCGCATTGCCCATTGCATTGCAAAACTGATTCCGGCTCAATGTCCATTTGAGCGCAATATCACCTGCTTTGGACGGGCGATCGTTCACATTCCTCCCTTATGCAAGCTCAATCCTATCTACGATCAATTGGTTGGATTGCGCTTCCGAGCACTCTGTTATCTTGCAGAAGAATGGGGCGAAGATATTACTGCCTACTGCTGA